TGGTAAGCGGCAAAGATCAGAGCCAGGAGTGTGAAGAAGGTCGCCGGAGATAGGCTAGTGTAGACCACGATCACCTCCTTCAGTTGTGTTCCCAGAGTTGCAGAGCCATttctaaagagagagagaaggagtcAGAGAGTATGAGAGAGAGGAAAGCCGTTGACCAATGAAAAACCAATTATGCCCTTCATTATGTGCGTAATGGCATGCGGATTAACGgagtcattgacgtcgtgtacatATATTGGTCAGTTTTCATATTTGATGTATcaaagtttatgttttagaaTTTGTTGTACTGAAATTCGTGGTGGATCTTACTTCGGGTACGATTCATGAATTTTTCCCTATAATTTAGGGTAACCTATCCCAAACTGGGCCGTAATACATGTCGTGTTAATTGATTTGGCAAGTAAAGGCAGTTGTATTCTGTTTGTTCACTTTTACAAATTTACCctcacaaaataaataaatttgggaTATCAGTTTGTGTCTATAAGCGTTACTAAAGGTAATTTTAACTTTGGTGAAGCTGGTGATACAAAATGCAGGCAGTCATGTATGTATTACAGGTACTCCGTGTTTTAGTGAAGCCTAGGTCCAGCTTTATATGTGCCTCCGCGCTAAAATTACTGTTCAATAAAAATAACTGAACGTGGAACAGAGCCTTCCAACCACAATGGAtttcgaaaaataaaagaaaaagaaaaatgtatgagATAAGTACAAATTGTATCATTAATTTATTCAGTTCTGTTGTCCGATATGGGGATGGTGTCGACATATTCGATATTCCCTCCATGGGTTAATGGTTTAATTAGAATGGGACATGGTGTGGTCATCCTGTCCAAACCCGGTGGTTCACAGTGGGAGCGTTGTGGAATTTAGTTTTGGCATGTTCTAGAGACCCCTTGAGGCTTATTTCGTTTTGGTGCATCGTTTCAATTTATGAACCTAATTAATTTGGAAGTAACCTAGACCTCTCTTTTGGATGAATTCAAACAAATAAATTCCCATTGATCTAAGTAAGTTTACATATTTTACCTTTCAATTCAGAAAAAGATACAAGctctaaaattaaaattaaaataaattttttttttttttgtcaagtaaattaaaataaaatttaaaaaaagaactgaACAAAATTGTGTTGCCTCGTGTGATGTTTCATTATTCCAAATGGGAAATCTCAAATTTAAATGAATTGTACTGCTTTGGTAGAAAGTGCTACTTCATAATTCTATTATTGTTCATGACAGTCCGACACAAAAGCTTTGACCGAAAATCGACCGTGAAATTATGCGTCCAAGATTATGAACGAGTCATCCTATCATCGAAGCATGTCACTGAGCCCAAACTGCTAAAGGACCAAGACACACTTATGAAATTCATTCGAGTTCCGCCAAAACCAGTTTGCAGTACACTGTTTTAGACCTTCTATTTTCCTCAAGACCATAACATAATCATATTGAAATATGAGATATATGTACTCTAATATTTTTTGGCTTGTGATATGAGCATGATTTGGAAGATATGATGATTTTTCAGTGGAGGCCTAAAACATGCACGATTCAGATTATTGAAACGAGTTCAtggtgggtatatatatatatgctccaATCCTAAATCCCTCACATTGGAGAGCAATTTGAGGGATTGTTCTTAATTTAAGTCAATGGATCTGCATAAATCTATCATCAGAAACACTATGAAAATATCTATTTGTTTTTCCAAATAATAGCTTCTACGTCTTTACAGATGCCGTGAGTagcaaaaacaaatacaaatgGAACATTAGACTAGAGTAACTAGGTTGCTTGCTTCCATAAAAGTTTCAAAAGTTTCACTTCTCCCATCTTGCAAATCTTAATATCCGGAACCGGAAAATTGACAATCTTGTGACTGTGTCTTGATTCATTAGAGCATTATGGGAATGGGATTACAAAGAAGAAAGATACGTTGAAGCACACAGGACAAGTTGCTGCAGATTCTGTGGTAGAATATCGTCATTTTAAGTTCGTAACTCTTATGCGTTTGCGTCTGGTCCTGCAGGTTTTGAATTGAGCAGTGGCTGTAGAGCCTTTACAACAATTGTCATGTTTGGCCTGAAGTCAGCTTCATACTGAACACAAAGTGCTGCCACTGCTGCCAACTGAGTGACATTGCATGAAAATATAAtgtcttaaaaaaaatttcaaaaaaaaaaaaaggatatatCTTTTCCTACACTAGACGCTTAACCAACTATTTCATTATGTGGGGCTTATTGTACGTTCATTCGAAAACAGTTTATAGCATATCTAATGATATGTTCGAGAGATAGGATGTGCCAAAGCAAACCTTAGCAATCGCCTTTGGTGGGTAGTCGTTGTTTAGCTTAGGATCAACACACTGCTTCACTTTGTCCTCACTCAATCTTGGAGTTGCCTGCAATGTTTTAATGAATTCAGATCAGAAGTTTTGTAATTAAGTTCTGCTAAAATGAATGAGTCTCAATCCGAAGTAGTGAGATATGTAAGTACGTACCCAGGTAACAAGACTCTGTTGCCCTTTTGGCATTGTATGATCTACAGGTTTTCTCCCTGTCAAGAGCTCTAATAGAACAACCCCAAAACTGTAAACATCACTCTTCTGTGTTATCTGCCCCGTCATGGCATACCTGATCAAAAGCAATGATTttataaataaagagaaataaATTAGATAGACATAGAAAAGACATAATGGAGATGATAGAAAACAACGATCCTGTCAGTGCAGATTACATAAAGTATTCCCCCACTTCAAACTAggaaaaaattcaagttcaatCACATCTAATATAGCTTTTTGTGCAGACCAAAAGCTGCTTTAGGTAAAATAAAGACTATTATATGtgctaaaaaaattataaagtgATCCATGCGTTTCATTCTAACCATTAGAGGGGGGAGAATGTATcaaattgaaagtttgaaactaaTGTACAACCTCTAAATTACTAATGTCATGGTTATAGGAGGTCAGGTAGTAGGATCATATTCAACATTCGAAGAACAAGAATTGAAGCTTACTCAGGAGCATGATAGCCAAAAGTTCCCAAAACTCTAGTCGAATGAAGTCGCGCGGCTGTGTCAGATGACTGATTCGTCAAGTTGAAGTCTGCAATTTTGGCAACATGATCATCGAAGAGTAGGACATTGCTGGATCTTACATCCCGGTGAACAATGGAAGGTTGAACCTTTTCGTGCAGATACTCGAGGCCTTTGGCTGCACCATAGGCAATTTTAATTCTCTGATTCCAACTTAGAGCTGGACCTGGCTCAGCTCCTTGTACTCCTTTCCTTCCTGCATGGATCGAAACAACAATATGAATCAATTTTCAACACAAAACTGCAGACTCAAAAGGcaaaaacaaaaagttaaaTTGAGCATACCATGCAATATGTCATGTAAAGATCCCATTTGTGCAAACTCGAAAACCAAAATTCGATTATTTCCCTCTAAGCAATACCCCATCAACTCCACAAAATGATCATGCTTAAGTCTTGACACTGTTGATAACTGCGCAAGATTAACATAAAAATCACTGTGAGTAAAATCAATCAGCATTGTATTTGtcgaacaaaagaaaaaaaagaaagaaaaaaacagtatGCCTTGAGATCTTACTTGAGATCCAAAATCTGAGTCAGGCTCTTGTGAACCTGCATCCAACTTTTTAATTGCAGCAGGCTTACCATTACTTAATTTTGCATAGAAAACCCGGCCATAAGAACCTTCTCCTATCAAAGCCTTTTGGCCGAAGTTACTCGTTAGCCTATTTAACTCATCCAAGGGAATAGCCGGAATTTCAATGGGTAAGGCCTTTGCCGGAGCCCCACTTTTTACCGGATTGGAACTCCTTGGCTCTCCTCTGTCATTTCCTGTACAACACACAATATAATGGTTAATAGTGCCGGACAAGGTGCACGTACACTGAAACAATTGTTCATGAAGGTTAAGAAAATGTCTAACATGTGAAtaaataaatttcttttgttagtTTCCAGCTTCAATATATGTATCAGTGATCCATAAACTAACGTCAAAATCACAGGAATGAGGTCCGATCTCAATGTTACATTCCTGAACTTAGTTTTTAGGAGAAGATAAATTATTTGATGAAATGTCTCAAAATTAGAGTTTCCATAGCGATAATTTTTTGACTCCGTCACCCTAACACAGATGCTCGGAATAAAATccaacaaagaaacaaattgATGCATGGAAAATGAATAGATACCTCCGCCTCCATATGTACTCCCACCGCCCCCTCTGGGTGGGGCAGTGTTATATTGGTTGGCAGGTGGGCCGTAGTTTTCCTCCTCCGCACCGCCGCAGCACGAcatatttcaaacaatttgTCTAGGCACAGCAATCTAAAAACCCATGCATGTACCCAACAAATTATTATTCCTCCTCTTTAATCGCTATTTGCCACAAATCTACATCAAAGAATT
Above is a genomic segment from Rosa chinensis cultivar Old Blush chromosome 3, RchiOBHm-V2, whole genome shotgun sequence containing:
- the LOC112194934 gene encoding probable protein kinase At2g41970 isoform X2, whose product is MVSLLQLKSWMQVHKSLTQILDLKLKHDHFVELMGYCLEGNNRILVFEFAQMGSLHDILHGRKGVQGAEPGPALSWNQRIKIAYGAAKGLEYLHEKVQPSIVHRDVRSSNVLLFDDHVAKIADFNLTNQSSDTAARLHSTRVLGTFGYHAPEYAMTGQITQKSDVYSFGVVLLELLTGRKPVDHTMPKGQQSLVTWATPRLSEDKVKQCVDPKLNNDYPPKAIAKLAAVAALCVQYEADFRPNMTIVVKALQPLLNSKPAGPDANA
- the LOC112194934 gene encoding probable protein kinase At2g41970 isoform X1; the encoded protein is MSCCGGAEEENYGPPANQYNTAPPRGGGGSTYGGGGNDRGEPRSSNPVKSGAPAKALPIEIPAIPLDELNRLTSNFGQKALIGEGSYGRVFYAKLSNGKPAAIKKLDAGSQEPDSDFGSQLSTVSRLKHDHFVELMGYCLEGNNRILVFEFAQMGSLHDILHGRKGVQGAEPGPALSWNQRIKIAYGAAKGLEYLHEKVQPSIVHRDVRSSNVLLFDDHVAKIADFNLTNQSSDTAARLHSTRVLGTFGYHAPEYAMTGQITQKSDVYSFGVVLLELLTGRKPVDHTMPKGQQSLVTWATPRLSEDKVKQCVDPKLNNDYPPKAIAKLAAVAALCVQYEADFRPNMTIVVKALQPLLNSKPAGPDANA